The genomic DNA CGCTACGGTCCACGAGCTCGCCGCTCCGGCGCATGAGCGTGTCGGTGACGGGCCGAACGAGGGTCATGGCCTGGTGGATCCGGGTGAGCCCCGCCGCCTCGGTGAGCAGAGCGGGGGTGATACAGCAGCGGGCCGCATCATGGATCAGGACAAACTCCGTCCCGACCGCATCCAGGCCGCGCCGAACACTCTCTTGGCGCGTACTGCCCCCGAGCACGACCGCTTGGAGCTTCCCTCCCCCGTACTGATCGCCCAGCGCCCAAAGCACATCGGTATCGCTCTCGGAGCCCACCAAGACAATCCGCCCGATCTCGTCGCACTGGGCAAACGCCTCCAGGGTCCAGCCGAGAATGGGGCGTCCCAAGAGCTCGCTCAGAACTTTGTTTTGCTCACTGCCAAAGCGCTCCCCTCTTCCCGCCGCGGGGATCAGGGCCGTGAGAGGAGGCTGTTTGCGCATGGCTCTGAAGTCCTCACAACGCCTCTACGAGCGGTGTGTTCGAGTCGGAGTGCGCGGCCCGCGGGTGTACGAGCGCACGTTGCGGTCGAAGTCCGAGCTCGCGTCTTCGTCCTTGATGTGCGCGAAGATCATCTTGCCCGCAGTGGTCTGTAACAGCGACGACACCACGACCTCGACGGTCTCGCCGACCACGCGCCGACCGCCCTCGATCACGATCATTGTGCCATCGTCGAGGTAGCCGATTCCCTGGTTCTGCTCACGGCCCTCACGAACCACCGCGACTCGCATCTCCTCACCGGGTAGGACAACGGGCTTGAGCGCATTGGCCAGCTCGTTGATGTTCATCACCGGAACCCCTTGGAGCTCCGCGACTTTATTGAGGTTGAAGTCGTTGGTGATGAGCGAGCCATTGAGCACCTTGGCGAGCTTGACGAGCCGAGAGTCCACTTCTTCCTTCTCAGGAACCAGGCGGTCGTAGGTACGTACCACCAGCGTGAGCTCTTTTTGCATCTGGTTGAGGATGTCCAGCCCACGGCGGCCGCGTGCCCGCTTGAGGCCATCGGCGGAGTCGGCGATATGCTGAAGCTCATCGAGGACAAAGCCGGGAATGTACATCGTCCCTTCGACAAACCCCGCCCGCGCGATATCGGCCACCCGACCGTCGATGATGACATTGGTGTCGAGGATCTTAAAGGCCGCCGCAGTCGGGATGGCATCGTCCTCCTCTTCCTTGGCCGGCTGGGGCATGTAGAAGTGGAGCTCCTCTTTCATCGAGAAGGCCGCCGCGGTCGTGAGGTAGCTGATGATCACCCCCGCCAGCAGCACGATCGCGACCGCCACCAGCGGATTCTTCACCGCGCTGAAGATCACCACGGAGATCGCTGCGGAGATGAAGATCCCGATGCTGAGGCCGGCACCAATGGCGATCTTATCCCGCGCCGACATCTTACGAACCTGGTCTCCCAGGCTCTCGATCTTGCGAAAGACAAACCGCCCCAGGGCAAACCCAAAGACGATGCTGGAGAGCCCAAAGACCAGCCAGTAGACCCAGCGCTGGCCCTCGGACAATAGCTTCTTCTCTAGGAGGAAGTCGAAGACGATATTGGACGCATACAACCCCACCCCAACCGCAAGACCAACGAGGAGGGCCGTAAAAACCAGACGCCAAATCTTATTGTTCATGTGTGTGACTCCTCTATACTAGACTCTATGTACTAAACTCTGCGTCGATTTGGCCCTAACCGTTGCCGCCCTTAGCCAAGCGGATTCTTGCCTGAGCGCGGCGCATGCTTGCCATGAGCTCGTTTCGGTCGATATTCTCTGAGGAGTTCATCAGCTCACGAGCACGTACCAGTGCTGCCTCGGCGCGATTCACATCGATCTCGTCATCGAACTCTGCCGTGCTGGCCAAGACGGAGACCTTGGTCTTGGAGACATCCAGAAACCCACCCGCAACAACGAGCTGACGTGTGGTACCATCGGCTAGGCGCACGACGCACTCCCCGACTCCCAGCTCAGCCAAAAGCGGCGCGTGTCCTGCCAGAATTCCCAGGCTTCCCTCAACAGAGGGGACCTGCAAAGACGAGACCTCCCCCGAGAGCACGGTTTTCTCAGGGGTGACAATATCCAACATAAAGTTCGCAGCCAAGTTTTCTAACCTCTAACTCTCTTCGTGAGAGCGTACTTGATGGTCATTGTACCATTCCTGAATCACCGGAGAAACGATATCCGGCATGATTCTTGCCCATTCTTGTCCTGAAGATGTCTTTCGTGCAAACAATGCTTCCTCACCCAAGGGTCGGATTTGTGTTCTCAA from Armatimonas rosea includes the following:
- a CDS encoding PIN/TRAM domain-containing protein, whose amino-acid sequence is MNNKIWRLVFTALLVGLAVGVGLYASNIVFDFLLEKKLLSEGQRWVYWLVFGLSSIVFGFALGRFVFRKIESLGDQVRKMSARDKIAIGAGLSIGIFISAAISVVIFSAVKNPLVAVAIVLLAGVIISYLTTAAAFSMKEELHFYMPQPAKEEEDDAIPTAAAFKILDTNVIIDGRVADIARAGFVEGTMYIPGFVLDELQHIADSADGLKRARGRRGLDILNQMQKELTLVVRTYDRLVPEKEEVDSRLVKLAKVLNGSLITNDFNLNKVAELQGVPVMNINELANALKPVVLPGEEMRVAVVREGREQNQGIGYLDDGTMIVIEGGRRVVGETVEVVVSSLLQTTAGKMIFAHIKDEDASSDFDRNVRSYTRGPRTPTRTHRS
- the ispD gene encoding 2-C-methyl-D-erythritol 4-phosphate cytidylyltransferase yields the protein MRKQPPLTALIPAAGRGERFGSEQNKVLSELLGRPILGWTLEAFAQCDEIGRIVLVGSESDTDVLWALGDQYGGGKLQAVVLGGSTRQESVRRGLDAVGTEFVLIHDAARCCITPALLTEAAGLTRIHQAMTLVRPVTDTLMRRSGELVDRSALVAVETPQGFQTELLRRAHLAARSEGFVATDDASLLRRIGRTVHLMESTLPNPKLTYPQDAFVAAALLRERGVVPD
- the atpC gene encoding ATP synthase F1 subunit epsilon, translating into MLDIVTPEKTVLSGEVSSLQVPSVEGSLGILAGHAPLLAELGVGECVVRLADGTTRQLVVAGGFLDVSKTKVSVLASTAEFDDEIDVNRAEAALVRARELMNSSENIDRNELMASMRRAQARIRLAKGGNG